A stretch of the Ananas comosus cultivar F153 linkage group 14, ASM154086v1, whole genome shotgun sequence genome encodes the following:
- the LOC109720006 gene encoding vegetative cell wall protein gp1-like, which produces MQNEFVSLTLWITVSCLFAAPTRPLLYFRRARLIDSLPRLRLRLRSSSSSPTENPSSLLLDPFVALHASLAPSAASPASSAPSPFPFAPSPPRLASRLALSRLLPDLLPPSSLLPPPSPLDLLRWSPPPPTPLRPSAFSSFPRRPPPRPSTSSSPSTPFLLPRPLAPSSAPSRHDPLAPSPTPAHLHRPHRTTSSAPAPRRRVPDLLPAASMRPAGVQAVRRPRRGPCRGRPVRRSPRPDQGIPL; this is translated from the exons ATGCAGAACGAGTTTGTTTCTTTAACACTATGGATTACCGTCTCATGTTTGTTTGCT GCGCCGACGCGGCCTCTCCTCTACTTCCGCCGCGCCCGCCTCATCGACTCCCTccctcgcctccgcctccgcctccgctcctcgtcctcctcccccACTGAAAatccctcctccctcctcctcgacCCCTTCGTCGCCCTCCACGCCTCGCTcgcgccctccgccgcctcgcccgcCTCTTCCGCTCCCTCCCCCTTTCCCTTCGCCCCATCTCCTCCGCGCCTCGCCTCCCGCCTCGCCCTCTCCCGCCTCCTCCCCGACCTCCTtcctccctcctccctcctTCCCCCCCCCTCCCCGCTCGACCTCCTCCGCTGgtctccgccgcctccgacgcCCCTCCGCCCTTccgccttctcctccttcccccGCCGCCCCCCGCCGAGGCCTTCAACCTCCTCATCTCCCTCCACGCCCTTCCTCCTCCCACGACCCCTCGCGCCGTCGTCCGCGCCCTCTCGACATGATCCGCTCGCGCCCTCCCCAACTCCCGCCCACCTACACCGTCCTCATCGGACCACCTCCTCCGCTCCCGCACCTCGACGCCGCGTCCCAGATCTTCTACCTGCTGCCTCCATGAGGCCCGCCGGAGTCCAAGCAGTACGACGTCCTCGCCGCGGCCCTTGCCGAGGCCGGCCGGTTCGACGATCTCCGCGCCCTGATCAGGGAATTCCGCTGTGA
- the LOC109720158 gene encoding pentatricopeptide repeat-containing protein At5g66631 isoform X1, which produces MLAAVKAMREAGFVEGTDEFVKELLPDSRIRYTVTLGEEEEQNEEEEEDDEGDGDEEKIRLKPWLDPTALARALEDWDPREVAELEAANLVWTPRLVCKLLRAFRKAESAWEFFCWVAYQPGGFAHDRYTVARMIAILARAGHAELVDRLLSKVKSEQILLPFATLRLIVDFYGLSKKADAAIRIFQEADSICGPISKPNRLLLCSSLLRTLAKCKRGHDAMELLEEMMLQNVLPDIQTFSGLMQYFAGVGDLKSVHKLFGMVRQCGLEPDTYMYMVLIRAYCKQERAVLALRLFDEMRRSDLLPDGPTKALLVKSLWKEGKLREAASVEERCEDVETGLPRASPGHVWTVSATDFKRVFDIYSRCFEGGAG; this is translated from the coding sequence ATGCTCGCGGCGGTCAAGGCGATGAGGGAGGCGGGGTTCGTTGAAGGGACTGACGAATTCGTGAAGGAATTGTTGCCCGACAGCCGGATCAGATACACGGTCACccttggggaagaagaagaacaaaatgaagaagaagaagaagatgatgaaggtGATGGTGACGAAGAAAAGATACGATTGAAGCCGTGGCTCGACCCTACTGCGCTGGCAAGGGCTTTGGAGGATTGGGACCCTCGCGAGGTCGCCGAATTGGAAGCCGCGAACCTGGTGTGGACCCCGCGCCTGGTGTGCAAGCTCCTCCGTGCCTTCAGGAAGGCGGAGTCCGCGTGGGAGTTCTTCTGCTGGGTCGCGTACCAGCCGGGAGGGTTCGCGCACGACCGGTACACGGTCGCGAGGATGATCGCCATCCTTGCACGGGCTGGCCATGCCGAGCTCGTCGACCGACTCCTCTCCAAGGTGAAATCGGAACAAATTCTCCTCCCTTTTGCAACGCTAAGATTGATTGTCGACTTTTATGGGCTGTCTAAAAAAGCCGACGCTGCCATTAGGATCTTCCAAGAAGCCGATTCTATCTGCGGCCCGATTTCGAAGCCTAATCGCTTGTTGCTCTGCTCCTCGCTGCTTCGAACATTGGCCAAGTGTAAGAGGGGACACGATGCGATGGAGCTGTTGGAAGAGATGATGCTACAAAATGTTCTTCCAGATATACAAACCTTTTCAGGTCTGATGCAGTATTTTGCAGGTGTCGGGGATTTGAAGAGTGTTCATAAGCTGTTCGGTATGGTGAGGCAGTGTGGGTTGGAGCCCGACACGTATATGTATATGGTACTGATCCGTGCGTATTGTAAGCAAGAGAGGGCGGTTCTCGCTTTGAGGTTGTTCGACGAAATGCGGAGGTCGGATCTGTTGCCGGATGGACCAACAAAGGCTTTGCTTGTGAAGAGCTTGTGGAAGGAAGGGAAGCTAAGAGAGGCGGCTTCAGTGGAGGAGAGATGTGAGGATGTGGAGACGGGGCTTCCCAGGGCTTCGCCGGGGCATGTGTGGACCGTGAGCGCCACGGATTTTAAGCGGGTTTTTGATATTTATTCCAGATGCTTCGAAGGGGGTGCTGGGTAG
- the LOC109720156 gene encoding actin-related protein 2/3 complex subunit 3 isoform X1 encodes MVYHSSFVEEDGITKACGCPLLPLKSHIKGPAPASNPGKIDIVDEAITFFRANVFFRNFDIKSPADKLLIYLTFYINVALKRLEGCRTLAVGTKAIINLGLEKVPVPGDLGFPFPGLFALPQSQDEAELFRNYLKQIREETSGRLLSCAYRPNGTPNKWWLAFAKRKFMNIIIP; translated from the exons ATg GTCTATCACTCTAGCTTTGTTGAAGAAGATGGTATCACCAAAGCTTGTGGCTGCCCTTTGCTTCCATTAAAAAGCCACATTAAGGGTCCCGCTCCAGCTTCAAATCCAG GCAAAATCGACATTGTTGACGAGGCAATAACGTTCTTTAGGGCGAACGTCTTCTTCAGAAACTTCGATATTAAGAGCCCAGCAGACAAATTACTCATTTACTTGACATTTTACATTAATGTGGCACTGAAAAGGCTGGAGGGTTGCAGAACACTAGCTGTTGGGACAAAGGCAATTATCAATTTGGGGCTAGAGAAGGTCCCTGTGCCCGGCGACCTGGGGTTTCCTTTTCCAGGCCTTTTTGCCCTTCCTCAATCTCAGGATGAAGCAG AGTTATTCAGGAATTATCTGAAGCAGATAAGGGAGGAAACAAGCGGAAGATTGCTAAGCTGCGCATATAGGCCTAACGGCACTCCAAATAAGTGGTGGTTGGCTTTTGCAAAGAGGAAGTTCATGAACATTATCATTCCCTAG
- the LOC109720155 gene encoding probable CCR4-associated factor 1 homolog 7, with the protein MASSIPADGGDGDGDGGGGVEIREVWAENLEAEFAVIRSIVDEYPFIALDTEYPGVAFRVLSCRDSYQWRNYDNLAANVDVLHLIQVGLTFSDALGRLPCLPRPCLWQFNFREFDPEAHPCAPDSIALLRAAGIDFARNRAQGVSAARFAELLMTSGAVLNDSVTWITFHGSSDIAYLLKILKPLSMPETIRGFCILAKIFFPNLYDVKHLMKFCRGPLYGGLKKLAESLGVERIGISHQAGSDSLVTARCFRRLLDLHLKDRAEQYAGILYGLNDDPSVRLY; encoded by the coding sequence ATGGCTTCCTCGATCCCTgcggacggcggcgacggcgacggcgacggtggCGGCGGGGTGGAGATCCGGGAGGTGTGGGCGGAGAACCTGGAGGCGGAGTTCGCGGTGATCCGGTCCATCGTCGACGAGTACCCCTTCATCGCCCTGGACACGGAGTACCCCGGCGTCGCCTTCCGCGTGCTCTCCTGCCGCGACAGCTACCAGTGGCGGAACTACGACAACCTCGCCGCCAACGTCGACGTCCTCCACCTCATCCAGGTCGGGCTCACCTTCTCCGACGCCCTCGGCCGCCTCCCCTGCCTCCCCCGCCCCTGCCTCTGGCAATTCAACTTCCGCGAGTTCGACCCCGAGGCCCATCCCTGCGCCCCGGACTCCATCGCCCTCCTCCGCGCCGCCGGCATCGACTTCGCCCGCAACCGCGCCCAGGGCGTCAGTGCCGCCCGCTTCGCCGAGCTCCTCATGACGTCGGGCGCCGTCCTCAACGACTCCGTCACCTGGATCACCTTCCACGGCTCCTCCGACATCGCCTACCTCCTCAAGATCCTAAAGCCCCTCTCGATGCCCGAAACCATCCGCGGCTTCTGTATTCTAGCTAAGATTTTCTTTCCCAATCTCTATGATGTGAAACACCTCATGAAGTTCTGCCGCGGCCCTCTCTACGGGGGGCTCAAGAAGCTCGCCGAGAGCCTGGGCGTAGAGCGCATCGGAATCAGCCATCAGGCTGGGTCCGATAGCCTGGTCACGGCACGGTGCTTTAGGAGGTTGTTAGATTTGCACCTCAAGGATAGGGCTGAGCAGTATGCTGGGATCTTGTATGGTCTTAATGACGATCCGTCGGTAAGGCTCTACTAA
- the LOC109720158 gene encoding pentatricopeptide repeat-containing protein At5g66631 isoform X2, producing MLAAVKAMREAGFVEGTDEFVKELLPDSRIRYTVTLGEEEEQNEEEEEDDEGDGDEEKIRLKPWLDPTALARALEDWDPREVAELEAANLVWTPRLVCKLLRAFRKAESAWEFFCWVAYQPGGFAHDRYTVARMIAILARAGHAELVDRLLSKVKSEQILLPFATLRLIVDFYGLSKKADAAIRIFQEADSICGPISKPNRLLLCSSLLRTLAKCVGDLKSVHKLFGMVRQCGLEPDTYMYMVLIRAYCKQERAVLALRLFDEMRRSDLLPDGPTKALLVKSLWKEGKLREAASVEERCEDVETGLPRASPGHVWTVSATDFKRVFDIYSRCFEGGAG from the exons ATGCTCGCGGCGGTCAAGGCGATGAGGGAGGCGGGGTTCGTTGAAGGGACTGACGAATTCGTGAAGGAATTGTTGCCCGACAGCCGGATCAGATACACGGTCACccttggggaagaagaagaacaaaatgaagaagaagaagaagatgatgaaggtGATGGTGACGAAGAAAAGATACGATTGAAGCCGTGGCTCGACCCTACTGCGCTGGCAAGGGCTTTGGAGGATTGGGACCCTCGCGAGGTCGCCGAATTGGAAGCCGCGAACCTGGTGTGGACCCCGCGCCTGGTGTGCAAGCTCCTCCGTGCCTTCAGGAAGGCGGAGTCCGCGTGGGAGTTCTTCTGCTGGGTCGCGTACCAGCCGGGAGGGTTCGCGCACGACCGGTACACGGTCGCGAGGATGATCGCCATCCTTGCACGGGCTGGCCATGCCGAGCTCGTCGACCGACTCCTCTCCAAGGTGAAATCGGAACAAATTCTCCTCCCTTTTGCAACGCTAAGATTGATTGTCGACTTTTATGGGCTGTCTAAAAAAGCCGACGCTGCCATTAGGATCTTCCAAGAAGCCGATTCTATCTGCGGCCCGATTTCGAAGCCTAATCGCTTGTTGCTCTGCTCCTCGCTGCTTCGAACATTGGCCAAGT GTGTCGGGGATTTGAAGAGTGTTCATAAGCTGTTCGGTATGGTGAGGCAGTGTGGGTTGGAGCCCGACACGTATATGTATATGGTACTGATCCGTGCGTATTGTAAGCAAGAGAGGGCGGTTCTCGCTTTGAGGTTGTTCGACGAAATGCGGAGGTCGGATCTGTTGCCGGATGGACCAACAAAGGCTTTGCTTGTGAAGAGCTTGTGGAAGGAAGGGAAGCTAAGAGAGGCGGCTTCAGTGGAGGAGAGATGTGAGGATGTGGAGACGGGGCTTCCCAGGGCTTCGCCGGGGCATGTGTGGACCGTGAGCGCCACGGATTTTAAGCGGGTTTTTGATATTTATTCCAGATGCTTCGAAGGGGGTGCTGGGTAG
- the LOC109720156 gene encoding actin-related protein 2/3 complex subunit 3 isoform X2 codes for MVYHSSFVEEDGITKACGCPLLPLKSHIKGPAPASNPGKIDIVDEAITFFRANVFFRNFDIKSPADKLLIYLTFYINVALKRLEGCRTLAVGTKAIINLGLEKVPVPGDLGFPFPGLFALPQSQDEAAFCSARGTSIYSGITSIEALLRPCMTLRCRSYANSK; via the exons ATg GTCTATCACTCTAGCTTTGTTGAAGAAGATGGTATCACCAAAGCTTGTGGCTGCCCTTTGCTTCCATTAAAAAGCCACATTAAGGGTCCCGCTCCAGCTTCAAATCCAG GCAAAATCGACATTGTTGACGAGGCAATAACGTTCTTTAGGGCGAACGTCTTCTTCAGAAACTTCGATATTAAGAGCCCAGCAGACAAATTACTCATTTACTTGACATTTTACATTAATGTGGCACTGAAAAGGCTGGAGGGTTGCAGAACACTAGCTGTTGGGACAAAGGCAATTATCAATTTGGGGCTAGAGAAGGTCCCTGTGCCCGGCGACCTGGGGTTTCCTTTTCCAGGCCTTTTTGCCCTTCCTCAATCTCAGGATGAAGCAG CTTTTTGCAGCGCTCGGGGGACATCGATCTACTCGGGCATCACGTCTATAGAAGCTCTACTGAGGCCATGCATGACCTTAAGATGTAGAAGCTATGCGAATAGCAAATAG
- the LOC109720004 gene encoding stromal cell-derived factor 2-like protein produces LTLTGPVRARANLTALESRATNGAAVAPPGPEGLSRRKVPSSSAETLNLARDRNPSRRSRRRSDPDIPFWQSYWFLALLLLVAFGFLAISVSLFLGLDLPDSSPSPDPDSAVPDADEGVEITYGSVIKLMHERTKFRLHSHEVPYGSGSGQQSVTGFPNVDDSNSYWIVRPRPDSSAKQGDPIPNGTIIRLQHMRTRKWLHSHLHPSPITGNLEVSCFGGDSQSDTGDFWQLEIVGARKIWRQDQRIRLRHIDTGGYLHTHNKKYTRIAGGQQEVCGVGDKLPDNVWLAAEGVYLPANGNK; encoded by the exons CTTACGCTCACCGGCCCAGTGCGTGCACGCGCCAATCTCACCGCTCTGGAGAGCCGAGCAACGAACGGCGCCGCCGTGGCTCCGCCGGGCCCCGAGGGGCTCTCTCGCCGGAAggtcccctcctcctccgccgaaaccctaaacctagcCCGCGACCGAAACCCTAGCCGCCGCTCCCGCCGCCGCTCCGACCCCGATATCCCCTTCTGGCAAAGCTACTGGTTCCTcgcgctcctcctcctcgtggCCTTCGGCTTCCTCGCCATCTCCGTCTCCCTCTTCCTCGGCCTCGACCTCCCCgactcctccccctcccctgaCCCTGACTCCGCCGTCCCCGACGCCGATGAGGGCGTCGAG ATTACGTATGGATCCGTGATCAAGTTGATGCACGAGAGGACCAAATTTCGATTGCATTCGCACGAGGTGCCCTACGGATCGGGCAGCGGACAACAGTCGGTTACCGGATTTCCCAATGTTGATGACTCTAACAGCTACTGG ATTGTGAGGCCTCGACCTGATTCATCTGCAAAACAAGGTGATCCAATACCAAACGGAACAATTATAAGGTTACAACACATGAGGACTCGAAAATGGCTTCATAGCCACTTGCATCCATCCCCTATAACCGGCAACCTGGAG GTCAGCTGCTTTGGAGGTGATAGTCAGTCAGATACTGGAGATTTTTGGCA GCTTGAGATAGTGGGCGCTAGGAAAATATGGAGACAAGACCAAAGAATAAGACTTCGCCACATTGATACCGGTGGTTATCTCCACACTCATAATAAGAAATACACGCGCATAGCAGGAGGGCAGCAAGAG GTTTGTGGTGTTGGTGACAAGCTGCCCGACAACGTATGGCTGGCGGCTGAAGGCGTCTATCTTCCGGCGAATGGAAATAAGTAA